From the genome of Deinococcus sp. AJ005, one region includes:
- a CDS encoding ester cyclase: protein MTTLKQLAALSLMTVLSFSGLASAGGSGAPTAPSIHADSRAAQQNVVLARQFYLPFNTGDVSVYSRILTKDWVDDALQPGQALGPAGFTPVIHYFRATMPDLHVENMDITASGDRVVVRSVISGTPVSDFLGVAPNGKKISFRAIDIHQIKNGQIVYTWHLEDLFSAAAQLSAK, encoded by the coding sequence ATGACCACTCTCAAACAACTAGCTGCCCTGAGTCTGATGACCGTTCTGAGCTTTTCCGGCCTTGCTTCGGCGGGAGGCAGCGGCGCACCCACCGCGCCCAGCATTCACGCCGACTCCCGCGCCGCGCAGCAAAATGTGGTGCTGGCCCGTCAGTTTTATCTGCCGTTCAATACCGGAGATGTCAGCGTCTACAGCCGCATCCTGACCAAAGATTGGGTGGACGACGCCTTGCAACCCGGTCAGGCGCTCGGCCCTGCCGGATTCACGCCCGTGATTCACTATTTCCGCGCCACCATGCCGGATTTGCACGTTGAAAATATGGACATTACCGCTTCGGGAGACCGCGTGGTGGTTCGCAGCGTTATCAGTGGTACGCCAGTCAGCGACTTTTTGGGCGTGGCTCCCAATGGCAAAAAAATCAGCTTCCGGGCCATCGATATTCACCAGATCAAAAACGGGCAGATCGTCTATACCTGGCACCTGGAAGACCTGTTCTCGGCGGCGGCCCAGCTCAGCGCCAAATGA
- a CDS encoding AraC family transcriptional regulator translates to MITLPTEAVTLQRFAGAQDVFFEVFEGFTLLGHEAQARPHRHAYHEVLWIESGLGQHSVDGVRVELSPQTLSVITAGQTHEFHHVQEVNGALLCLEPELWRAAPILSHAPADWAIWRSIWQVLGSEYARSTQHLPHALRESLALALRLLEREQIPAAPDRAASRLARFQALLEHHFRTEHEVAFYAAQLHCTSDQLSREVRVSLGHSAKNAIQQRLMLEAQRLLRLSSLPVGQVAERLGYRDVFSFSRAFRSGVGVSPQGFRRPPSVGTS, encoded by the coding sequence ATGATCACACTCCCGACTGAAGCCGTAACCTTGCAGCGTTTCGCCGGAGCGCAGGACGTGTTTTTTGAAGTCTTTGAGGGCTTCACCTTGCTCGGTCATGAAGCGCAGGCGCGGCCCCACCGTCACGCTTACCACGAGGTGCTGTGGATTGAGAGCGGTCTCGGTCAGCACAGCGTGGACGGCGTGCGGGTCGAACTCAGCCCGCAGACCTTGAGCGTCATCACGGCGGGGCAGACGCATGAATTTCACCATGTTCAGGAAGTCAACGGGGCGCTGCTGTGCTTGGAGCCGGAGCTGTGGCGGGCCGCGCCGATCCTGAGCCACGCGCCTGCGGATTGGGCCATCTGGCGCTCAATTTGGCAGGTGCTGGGAAGTGAATATGCCCGCAGCACCCAGCATCTGCCCCACGCCCTGCGCGAGAGTCTGGCGCTGGCCCTGCGCCTCCTGGAACGCGAACAAATACCTGCCGCACCCGACAGAGCAGCGTCCAGGCTGGCCCGTTTTCAAGCCCTCCTGGAACATCACTTCCGCACCGAACATGAAGTGGCGTTTTATGCCGCCCAGCTTCATTGCACGTCAGATCAACTCAGCCGCGAGGTGCGGGTCAGTCTGGGCCACAGCGCCAAAAATGCCATTCAGCAGCGCCTGATGCTGGAAGCCCAGCGCCTGCTGCGACTCAGTTCGCTGCCTGTCGGTCAGGTGGCGGAGCGCCTCGGCTACCGCGACGTGTTCAGCTTCAGCCGCGCTTTTCGGAGTGGGGTGGGCGTTTCGCCGCAGGGGTTCCGGCGCCCACCGTCCGTTGGCACAAGCTGA
- a CDS encoding alpha/beta hydrolase, which produces MSMERVLFQSRGAQLVGQLHLPQTAGPHPAVVILGPVAFVKEQAPTHYAANLARAGYAALVFDPRFHGESQGRPRRFENGAAKVEDVQAALEMLAARSDVDAERLSLLGVCQGVNWMVQAAQDPRVRALALVAGHYLTPEVAALYLGGPEQVEQRIEKGRTARQAFEKSGEAEYIPVVNAPDALLLSPAIAAWYLPWEHRGRHVALAYKGLWENRLTAMSEELIWSHDVRPDAAQLTLPTLMIHASGAASGPQIPRQIFENIASTDKKLVWLGDQVQFQFYDDPMTIAAASTEIAAWFGAQG; this is translated from the coding sequence ATGAGCATGGAGCGGGTGCTGTTCCAGAGTCGGGGCGCTCAACTCGTCGGCCAGTTGCACTTGCCACAGACGGCTGGCCCGCATCCTGCCGTGGTGATTCTCGGCCCAGTGGCCTTCGTCAAGGAACAAGCGCCCACCCACTACGCGGCGAATCTGGCGCGGGCGGGCTACGCAGCATTGGTGTTTGATCCGCGTTTTCACGGCGAAAGTCAGGGAAGGCCAAGGCGCTTTGAGAACGGCGCAGCCAAGGTGGAAGACGTGCAGGCCGCGCTGGAGATGCTGGCAGCGCGAAGTGATGTTGACGCCGAGCGGCTGTCGTTGCTGGGCGTGTGTCAGGGCGTCAACTGGATGGTGCAGGCCGCCCAAGACCCCCGCGTGAGGGCGCTGGCCCTGGTGGCCGGACATTACCTGACGCCTGAAGTGGCGGCGCTCTATCTGGGCGGGCCAGAGCAGGTTGAGCAGCGGATTGAGAAGGGACGCACCGCCCGCCAAGCCTTTGAAAAAAGCGGCGAGGCCGAATACATCCCCGTCGTCAACGCACCCGACGCCCTGCTGCTGAGTCCGGCCATCGCCGCGTGGTATTTACCGTGGGAACACCGTGGCAGGCACGTGGCGCTGGCCTACAAAGGACTGTGGGAAAACCGCCTGACCGCCATGAGCGAGGAACTGATCTGGAGCCATGATGTGCGCCCTGACGCGGCTCAACTGACTTTGCCCACCCTGATGATTCACGCCAGTGGTGCGGCCAGCGGCCCCCAGATTCCGCGCCAGATTTTTGAAAATATCGCCAGCACGGATAAAAAACTTGTCTGGCTGGGCGATCAGGTGCAGTTTCAGTTTTACGACGATCCGATGACGATTGCCGCCGCCAGCACCGAGATCGCAGCATGGTTTGGAGCGCAAGGATGA
- a CDS encoding SDR family oxidoreductase has protein sequence MSATPPNTWLITGASSGIGAATARQVVQAGHRVALIARNTERLLSVVQDLDPQQVLCLGADVSDWNEMSAAVTATVQHFGALDVAFANAGLLSGSTSLVTSDTPDEWREMVLTNVLGAAFTARLCLPELIKSRGHLLLTGSVLGRVAMAGELYSATKWAVTGLAEVIRRELIGSGVRVTLVEPGRVATGFSDADPNAAPNLQPDDVARAVLYATSQPAHVDVNELLIRPVGAPE, from the coding sequence ATGAGCGCCACACCACCAAACACTTGGCTGATCACTGGGGCATCTTCAGGCATCGGGGCCGCCACCGCCCGTCAAGTGGTGCAAGCGGGCCACCGGGTTGCCCTGATCGCCCGCAACACCGAGCGCCTGCTGAGCGTGGTGCAAGACCTTGATCCGCAGCAGGTGCTGTGTCTGGGAGCAGATGTCTCGGATTGGAACGAAATGAGCGCCGCCGTCACCGCCACCGTGCAGCATTTTGGCGCTCTGGATGTGGCTTTTGCCAACGCGGGACTGCTCAGCGGCTCAACGTCTCTGGTGACTAGCGACACCCCCGACGAGTGGCGCGAAATGGTGCTGACCAACGTACTGGGCGCGGCCTTCACGGCGCGGCTGTGTTTGCCGGAACTGATCAAATCACGCGGCCACTTGCTGCTCACGGGTTCGGTGCTGGGGCGGGTGGCGATGGCTGGCGAACTGTATTCAGCCACCAAATGGGCCGTGACCGGACTGGCCGAAGTCATTCGCCGCGAGCTGATCGGCAGCGGCGTGCGCGTGACCCTCGTGGAGCCGGGCCGAGTCGCCACCGGATTTTCGGACGCTGACCCCAACGCCGCGCCGAACCTTCAACCCGATGACGTGGCCCGCGCCGTGTTGTACGCCACGTCTCAGCCCGCCCATGTGGATGTGAACGAACTTTTGATTCGTCCAGTCGGCGCACCCGAATAA
- a CDS encoding 30S ribosomal protein S1 — translation MEDNTQTPVTQNGTQPQAGNETATDTQAADITTAASDVETTSTETQAPEAQASEAQTPEQQAPAAQAPAAQAAPQQSSVPVAPEEREYPAMTMEDILASEAQEPQSVTRGDIVDGQIVFIGQEGIAVDIGSKVEGIIPLNQLGDEPMTLEEAQAMYKPGEQIEAYVVRVDMANSQIVLSKKRADQDKGWRVLEKMQEADEAFEVQVLEKVRGGLVAQVEGIRAFLPASQVDTRRVNDLDPYVEKPLMVKLIELNRKRNRVIISHRAIMEAQKAKAREETVGQLEPGAQFEGEVVEITDFGVFVNLGGIDGLVHRSELTYGRFNHPRDVVTVGDKVQVQVIDVDEGRERINLSMKSLTQDPWEGAIDRYSVGQRVKGKITNLTNFGAFVELESGLEGLVHVSEMSWTKRVRHPNEVMKEGDEVEAVILRIDPKDRRISLGIRQTTDDPWSALPDRYPPGTPVKGKITGMTDFGVFMEIEEGIEGLIHISELDTARVNNPADLFKKGDEIEAMILNIDPVEQRASLSRRRFLGGGAPPAAGGAGQRDYVSQGGGSRSDRYGGAPGGGRAGGGGRGGRGGGADYNYNAKDASQGGKISTKLGDVYADLFAQFGLSSDKKDDVATTETANAESADTSNDTKTEDTQA, via the coding sequence ATGGAAGACAACACCCAGACCCCCGTGACACAAAACGGGACTCAGCCCCAGGCGGGCAATGAGACGGCCACCGACACCCAGGCAGCAGACATCACCACTGCCGCCAGTGACGTGGAAACCACCAGCACCGAGACCCAGGCTCCTGAAGCGCAGGCTTCCGAGGCCCAGACCCCGGAACAGCAGGCCCCAGCAGCCCAGGCCCCAGCCGCTCAGGCCGCCCCCCAGCAGAGCAGCGTCCCCGTTGCTCCCGAGGAACGCGAATACCCGGCCATGACCATGGAGGACATCCTCGCCAGCGAGGCGCAGGAACCCCAGAGCGTCACGCGCGGGGACATCGTGGACGGCCAGATCGTGTTCATCGGCCAGGAAGGCATCGCCGTGGACATCGGCTCGAAGGTCGAGGGCATCATTCCCCTCAACCAGCTCGGCGATGAACCGATGACGCTGGAAGAGGCCCAGGCCATGTACAAGCCCGGCGAACAGATCGAGGCGTACGTGGTGCGCGTGGATATGGCCAACAGCCAGATCGTGCTGAGCAAGAAACGGGCCGATCAGGACAAGGGCTGGCGCGTGCTGGAAAAGATGCAGGAGGCCGACGAGGCCTTTGAAGTCCAGGTGCTGGAAAAGGTGCGCGGCGGTCTGGTGGCCCAGGTCGAGGGCATCCGTGCGTTCCTGCCCGCGTCTCAGGTCGATACCCGCCGGGTCAACGATCTGGATCCCTACGTGGAAAAGCCGCTGATGGTCAAGCTGATCGAGCTGAACCGCAAGCGCAACCGCGTGATCATCAGCCACCGCGCCATCATGGAAGCCCAGAAGGCCAAGGCCCGTGAAGAAACGGTCGGCCAACTGGAACCCGGCGCGCAGTTCGAGGGCGAAGTGGTCGAGATCACCGATTTCGGCGTATTCGTCAACCTCGGCGGCATCGATGGTCTGGTTCACCGCAGCGAGCTGACCTACGGGCGCTTCAATCATCCCCGCGACGTGGTCACGGTGGGCGACAAGGTCCAGGTTCAGGTCATCGACGTGGACGAGGGCCGTGAGCGTATCAACCTGTCCATGAAGTCGCTGACCCAGGATCCCTGGGAAGGTGCGATTGACCGCTACAGCGTCGGCCAGCGCGTCAAGGGCAAGATCACCAACCTCACCAACTTCGGGGCCTTCGTGGAACTGGAATCTGGTCTGGAAGGTCTGGTCCACGTCTCCGAGATGAGCTGGACCAAGCGCGTGCGTCATCCCAATGAGGTCATGAAGGAAGGCGACGAGGTTGAAGCCGTCATCCTGCGGATTGATCCCAAGGACCGCCGCATCAGCCTGGGCATTCGTCAGACCACCGACGATCCCTGGAGTGCCTTGCCTGACCGCTACCCACCCGGTACGCCAGTCAAGGGCAAGATCACTGGCATGACCGATTTCGGCGTGTTTATGGAGATTGAGGAAGGGATCGAGGGCCTGATTCACATCAGCGAACTCGATACCGCGCGCGTCAACAACCCGGCGGACCTGTTCAAGAAGGGCGACGAAATCGAAGCCATGATCCTGAACATCGATCCCGTCGAGCAGCGCGCCAGCCTGAGCCGTCGCCGCTTCCTGGGCGGAGGCGCACCCCCCGCTGCGGGCGGTGCTGGACAGCGTGATTACGTCAGCCAGGGCGGCGGGAGCCGCAGTGACCGTTACGGCGGCGCACCCGGCGGCGGACGTGCAGGCGGCGGTGGACGTGGTGGACGTGGCGGCGGTGCCGACTACAACTACAACGCCAAGGACGCCTCTCAGGGCGGTAAGATCAGCACCAAGCTGGGCGACGTGTACGCCGATCTGTTCGCGCAGTTCGGTCTGAGCAGCGACAAGAAGGACGACGTTGCCACGACGGAAACGGCCAACGCCGAATCCGCTGACACCAGCAACGACACCAAGACCGAGGACACCCAGGCTTAA
- the treS gene encoding maltose alpha-D-glucosyltransferase — protein MTQQTPPQWYKSAVFYELSVRTFADGNGDGKGDFPGLTGKLDYLRTLGVDCLWLLPFYPSPLRDDGYDVADYTGIHPDLGTIEDFQFFLAEAHSRGLRVIADLVTNHTSDAHPWFQAARRGPTLPDGSPNEYHDYYVWSDTATEYAGARIIFTDTETSNWTRDEVCGRYYWHRFFSHQPDLNFDNPKVIEEILDAGRFWLNTGLDGFRVDAVPYLIEREDTNCENLPETHEILKKMRRMVDAEYPGRLLLAEANQWPEDVAQYFGTEEDPEFHMCFNFPVMPRLYMSLKKEDTTSIREIMGRLPEIPSFGQWATFLRNHDELTLEMVDDDERAFMYAAYSPDTRMRINVGIRRRLAPLLNNERRRIELLNSVLLALPGSPILYYGDEIGMGDDLGLADRNGVRTPMQWNAGISGGFSTAWPSDCFFPPISDPVYGYQRVNVQSQERDPGSLLQWTSRQLEVRRQHPAFAHGDLKFVDTDNASILAFTRSHDNETLLIVCNFGANAQATTLDLSEHVGRTPVTLSGASPFPPVTEGPYTIIMGRHDYYWLRLN, from the coding sequence ATGACTCAGCAGACTCCTCCGCAGTGGTACAAGAGCGCCGTCTTTTACGAGCTGTCCGTTCGCACTTTCGCGGACGGCAACGGCGACGGCAAGGGCGATTTTCCCGGCTTGACCGGCAAGCTGGATTACCTGCGGACCCTGGGCGTCGATTGCCTGTGGCTGCTGCCCTTTTACCCCAGTCCGCTGCGCGATGACGGCTATGATGTGGCCGATTACACGGGCATTCACCCGGACCTGGGAACCATCGAGGACTTCCAGTTCTTCCTGGCCGAGGCGCATTCGCGTGGGCTGCGCGTGATCGCCGATCTGGTGACCAACCACACCTCTGACGCGCATCCCTGGTTCCAGGCGGCGCGGCGCGGCCCCACCCTGCCCGACGGCAGCCCCAATGAATACCACGATTACTACGTCTGGAGCGACACCGCCACCGAGTACGCCGGGGCGCGCATCATCTTCACCGATACCGAGACCAGCAACTGGACGCGCGACGAGGTCTGCGGGCGCTACTACTGGCACCGTTTCTTCTCACACCAGCCGGACCTGAATTTCGACAATCCAAAGGTGATTGAGGAGATTCTGGACGCCGGGCGTTTCTGGCTCAACACGGGTCTGGACGGTTTCCGTGTGGACGCCGTGCCGTATCTGATCGAGCGCGAGGACACCAACTGCGAGAACCTGCCCGAGACGCACGAGATTCTGAAGAAGATGCGCCGCATGGTGGACGCCGAATACCCTGGCCGCCTGCTGCTGGCCGAGGCTAACCAGTGGCCCGAGGACGTGGCGCAGTACTTCGGCACCGAGGAAGACCCCGAGTTTCACATGTGCTTCAATTTCCCGGTGATGCCCCGCCTGTACATGAGCCTCAAAAAGGAGGACACCACCAGCATCCGCGAGATCATGGGCCGTCTGCCGGAGATTCCGTCGTTTGGGCAGTGGGCCACCTTCTTGCGCAACCATGACGAGCTAACGCTGGAGATGGTGGACGACGACGAACGCGCCTTCATGTACGCGGCGTACTCGCCTGACACGCGCATGCGGATCAACGTGGGCATCCGCCGCCGCCTGGCCCCGCTGCTGAACAACGAGCGCCGCCGCATTGAGCTACTCAACAGCGTGTTGCTGGCCCTGCCCGGCAGCCCGATCCTGTATTACGGCGACGAGATCGGCATGGGCGACGATCTGGGTCTGGCAGACCGCAACGGCGTGCGGACCCCGATGCAGTGGAACGCGGGCATCAGCGGCGGGTTTTCCACCGCCTGGCCGTCCGACTGCTTCTTCCCGCCGATCAGCGATCCGGTCTACGGCTACCAGCGCGTCAACGTGCAGTCCCAGGAGCGCGATCCGGGCAGCCTGCTCCAGTGGACCTCCCGCCAGTTGGAGGTCCGCCGCCAGCACCCGGCCTTTGCCCACGGCGATCTGAAATTCGTGGACACCGACAACGCCTCCATTCTGGCCTTTACCCGCAGCCACGACAATGAGACGCTGTTGATCGTGTGTAATTTCGGAGCCAATGCCCAGGCCACCACGCTTGATTTGAGCGAGCATGTGGGCCGCACGCCCGTGACGCTGTCTGGCGCGAGTCCCTTTCCGCCTGTGACTGAGGGACCATACACCATCATCATGGGCCGTCACGATTATTACTGGCTGCGGCTGAACTGA